The sequence below is a genomic window from Wyeomyia smithii strain HCP4-BCI-WySm-NY-G18 chromosome 1, ASM2978416v1, whole genome shotgun sequence.
tatgtCGGAGGTGTCCGGTAACTTTCACcagacacagatcctgtcaggccatggttgcttcgaGCAATATCTGCATAGGTTCGGACATGCCCatatgtgtcccgagtgcgtggacgTGGGAGAGCATATCTTCTTCGCATGCCCACGTTTTGTACGTGCGAGGAGCGACATAATGACAGTGAGCGGGCCAGGCACTACCCCAGACAACCTGGTCCGGAGGACGATCCGGACATCTGGAGCGCGGTTggtgcagccgcctctcagattgtcttggaactacaacgtgtgtggcgggtagCTAATTGACAGTCTCCAGGTAGTCAGCTAgaaggttataagagtaaagagggcgCACcaagcacaaaagccacttcccgacgtaatacttaatcGTAGTCTCGGGAAGATTatggctggagactggagaggTTTTAATGGGTCCGGAATAGGTTCTAgtttcatccccacaccctgagttctctcctcatgtgtctgtttgcagatttctccGCCACCTTTCAAAAAAAGAACGCTTTGGAGACTTTAAGCGACGCAGAAGAGCAACTTGTTTATATTGCTGACATCTCGTTTGGCTCATGATTTGATTGAGGACCATTTTGGTCTCAAATAAGTTCCCgtttatgccttgttcagactacgccggatttttttttttttttgtaagatttggaccactgcgaccattattttgatcttttgtggtatactactagactacgccggatatcacctgatatcgccagatgatatccgatatcaccTCGAACGTTCACATtagagtgagctgatatgatttgacatttgctttggtaattgaaaagagaagaaaagaaaacaggtcaaagctaaaacaaggCAACAAaagcaatgggattaggatagagatgtcagcgagttggctcgcaccaacgcgaactctcatatgcaattgtcaacatgtgcgggatgaaaatagcaaaaatatttccttccttttttctcgcatgcaacgagaagttcgaaatttgtagggttgcgtcaaaagtcttttggccgtgttgccaactgcatgaattgtggttattattggttttcgaacatgatatccgcgatagcatgtagccaaggtgatatccgttgacagctcgattgtatgggatatcaggtaatatggatggtgatatggccttgatagcacgaatcgcctgatatcagctgatatgcggtgtagtgtgaacggggtattataCATGTGAGAAAAGATTATCGAAAGCGTTATTACGAGAGAAGAGACTTCGTGTGACTTCTGACTATTTTCCAAACTTGAAGGTCGCTCCATGAACATCGTTTTGAGTTAATTTAGTAGATCCAAACTGAATAGAATAAGGTTCTGAGACTATTTTTATGAAATCTTTTGGTAAAATCTTTTGAGCTTCTCGTCAACAAAGAAGCTCTGTTTTATATAGAGAGATACTATCTTGGTTaccacttcaaattttcaaaggcacaagattCGCTAACAGGTAATGCgccacctgtgaaaacgctattttatgtttgctgcggtgaagcaaacataaaataacgtATTCACAGAGAACGCGTTATCTATTCCCGAGTCTTGTTCTTCTGAAAATTCGAGTGTGGCTCGAAGTCAGCCGTGTGTGGCTTCAACACTGTATTGGGAACTGTATTTAACATTTTACTTCGATGGTGAGCTAAAATAACCACCTTTCTGTTGATACGATCCGATGTTAGTTATCCTGCACAATTATTAGTTACCGATATTTCAAAATTCAATCGGTGAGTGTAGAATTTACTGAGGTATTCTTATTTGCACCAATTATCCTAGCCTCGGAAACCTCTCCAGACCTCAACGTAGCATAGCTAGCAAGCAGTTGTGCGGGTACCTTTCGATAAACAAAAGCGAAAACCTGTTGCAAGGGCCTTCGGGTTTGCGCGGCAGGTTACCGAGATGTAAGCTAGCGTACTTTtgagtcaaaacaaaaaaaaatcacaattcatGTTTCGCCGGTAAGTTACATATCAACTGGAACGGGACAGAAAAAAAAGACCCAACACAGTTCAGCTCAGCAGCGAAACAACTTTTGGCCGAAAACGGAATGATCACCGCAAAAGGAATTCGATAATCTTTCGCGTAAAATGTTACCCCAGGCTCGGGCTGCCATCGTAATTGTGCACTCTACACTCGTATACAAACAGGGCCGCGAGGCTTTTAGTAAATAATTGTTGTGTCAAAATATCGATTAATATCTCGAGGTGATTGCGTACAACAGAATACACACAAAGAGGAGACCATGGGTTCACGATAAGTACGATAACTACTCAACTTTGGCAGCACTTCCCTTCGGGGCATGAATGATGTGATAAAACTTCTCTGCAAATCGAACTTcgacgtttttttttgcttcatcgCTGTGTGCATGGAATGTTTTGTATACAACGACTGGCTAGCAGACTATCAGCACGGAACTTGCCTGACCACTTTCGCTTTTTTTAGGATGAAACAAGTTATTAGATAGATTATGCCAAGCCTGGCTCTGCGAAACAGTGGTTGCAGGTCTTTTTTGTTGTTTGTGCCACGCGGTATTGACAGGCAGCGCGCTTGGTTTGCCGCATTTAAAGACAGCCATTTCACTCCTTCACTGCCTCTAGCAGGCAAGCTGCTAGTGGATTGCATAATTTTGTCGGCCATATGTTGCTTGCCGCGCGGTGGCAATATTTTTCGAGATCCGATCCCATTCCGAGGTGATGATTACGTACACTAGTGGACGTCGTTCAGCGGATGATTGGGAGGAAATTGAATTTAAGCACTGTTAGTGGGATAGTCAGTATCCGAATGGCGCCGCTGATTGATGGGGAATGTGGAACGCAACATAAACTGGTGATGTAACGTGGGCCACAGTGATAAGCTAACATTTTTTAATCAGTGcagcaaaaaaatcttcactGTACGGTACATGATTTGTTATGTATTTGAATACGCGTTAAAGGTTGAATGATCGCCACTGAAATTTCTCTGGTTTCCAGTATTTTCGGCTGTAGATGAAGGTGAAAAAACAAATCTTACTAGCagattttgtttttgacataAGACTGTGTTGCTTTAGAATGCAAATCAATCTTCTTCTCGCATCTCATGAATCGTTTTATGAATAGATTTAGACTTCAATAACTGCACAAAAAACGAACTTCCATGTTTTCATGCGCATTTCGAATCGTatgttttataaaatatatGCCAATAATAATTAGGTACCAGACATGATAAGTATTAAAGATTAGTCAAAAGTTTTGAGGTCGAGGTTAATGCACGTACAGCCAGACACGTGAGGTCACTCAATATAAACGTACATGTCACATCCTTTATTGATGTATCAGTTGATGTTCTGAAACCAAAGCTAGTTTTCAAAGTTCGGGGCAAAAAACCTATTACTTTGCTACtagaatttattcaaaaacTATGGCTTGAATGGAAActtgattttgaaaattgtaACGTGTTGTGAATCTCATTAGGGCTTCTTTTGTTACCGTTGACATTTCTGTTTAGATGAATAAACAATAAATTCGAGGAATATAGAAAGAGTCATAACTATGTttacatgcggtcgtgtcttgaacaCCAATTGATGTAActtttaaaattacaaattttcatgcCAGTCGTAGAATCGGCCCAATCAAGGTGAAATTCCTTTGCAACGCATTGCATAACTTGTTGGGCACCTTGAGGTGAGCTTACTTCTGACGACTAAAACGTTTGCGGTGCATATGTTTCTCAACGAGCAGGTCGTCACCTGCCTGCACGTACGCGCGACCCCATTTTGGGGAAGTCTAATATCCGATTGTTTTCGAATTGCGGGCAACTGTCAAATTTCACCTTCGATTTCCCCTTGATTTTCTTTACTGGAATGCACATACCGAAACGTGTATGACCGTGTAAGGCCCTCGCACTCGGGAACTATCTAAGGAACCGGCGCAAACAACGAGCCATTGTTgctaatttattttattgacgAAGCTCAAGAAATTAGCTTTCATTAGACATTTTTTCTTCCAGCTATTGGAGCTGCCTTCTGCGCTCGTGCTCGTGGATTGGATTGGAACGTTTCGGAAATTGCGCAGCATATGCCGAATGCGGTAGGCTTTGGTTGGTTAGCATTGATTTTGTTTACTTTGATGAACAATTgatcacatgtttggcgagcgATTTATATTTACGTCTGTTGTTTGACTGATCGTCTGATGGCTTTGACCACAAGGTCGACAAAACACCATCTTAGAACCCGTATTCAACTGGAGGGTGATGATGGAGAGCAGCACTTGGATAACTGCGCAGCATTTATTCGTAGCAGCGAACAATCTTTAGAAGAGGCATTCGGTAGCTCCTCTCGCATGATGAAGAAATTTTATGTCTGTTTTCAGATTCTTGGGATTTACTTTTCTAAGCCATTGGTTGACTTCAAACTTCTTGGCCTGAATTTGTCCAAATTTGAAGTTCAGCTCAAGTCCCCAGACAGTTATTTTGCACACAGGTACGTCGTCCATTGACGGTAAGGCCgtttacatactggcgcgtcctgcgatgcggagacggttcgccttgtcgtgggttaatgtacagctctacttagggctgtacattaacccacggcaaggtgAACCGTATGTAAACGGCCTAAGGAAGGCTCTTAGGCTCTTTCCTAAGCTTTAGGGGTCAGCATGATTGCTTTAAACCATTCCGCTGTATTTATTCTCCAACAGCCATAAAGTCCGACATAAATATAAGTTTTACAAATTTCGGTTTCATCTGCCTTTTCTCTGTTCCGTTATTTGTCTAGGGTAGACTTCTCTATCAGAGCTAGACTAGTCGTCGAGGGTTTCATTTGAGAATAGTTTCTTGTGAGAATTCCTATTCTGATAGGTTTTAGCTGATTTaatcttagttttttttagtaGTTTTATCATAACCTTTGCCTATCATGagtattaaaaaattgaaactgttGGCAACCTTAAGTGCAACGAAACCAGCATTATTGAAACGttatttgtatatttttaaagaaaatgaaaatttggcAACGAGGCGAAATGAGCACTCCTCGTTTCtgcgagtattttataatacaatatggtatgttctttttgtaaaacaaaagtgatttgtctTTGTAAAATATGGCATTagcaatatattaaaaaaatcaagttggatattgaaaaaaatatcattattgCGTACTACAAAACGAGCTTTTACGGTCGTTTAGATGGCACAATCAAGTATATAGACACTTCAATGTGACATATGGGTCGTATCTCAAATTCCATCATCGCCAAAATTTTTATCAGTTCAAACGAAAGCTGCCATTCCTCGTTATAATTCGATGCTTTTTTTAGataaaatttctgaaaattcgttttttttcttgaaatttttcCACCTCCTGGCAACCGAGGGGTCTATCAACTCGTGTTACAATAAAACCGCGAGAATTATTTAATAATGAAAGTTTTTCAGAACAAGAACATCGCAAAACGCATTTTATCTACAGTTACAGTCAGTATTATTGATGAAAAAGTGCACGTGCAATGCAAACGACTTGTAAGAACTGTATTGAAATCGTCAGGTCAAAAATTCCATTAGCGAAGCTGAGACGGTAGTTAACAGCTCAAGACCTCACCGCGTCTAGAACAATACCATCGAAGAAAACATATGTAGCTTCAATTATGTTCGGAATTTCGGAAATCGGCTCAAAGTGAAACAACAGTTGGGTACAACCCTCCCCCCCACTCCAATCTAGCAGGCGAAGTAGACTCTGAGCGCGGAAACAACTGTTGGAGAGTAGCCGATACGTCATTCAGAGCAGGAGCCAGAGCCAACGGTTGCTTTGGTACACTTGGAGAAATCGCGGCAGCCCCATATTTTTCCGAAACACAGGAAAATAATTCCAAACGCCATTCTTCCTCATTTGCCAGATGATGGTATTTTTTGGCTGCCTTGGATTTATTTTGCACTCTCAGTCATGTATATAGAGGTAGCAGGAGAAGGGGGATGGGATAATTATCGGTTCTGATATTACCCACATTTCGGTAAATTAGCACGCTACCATTCAAATTATACGATATGTGCCGTTGTTTCCCGGTACGCTCACGGTACGGCTGACTGTTCGAGATTGGCGATCGATGATCAATGGAGGTCGATCGTCGCGCGACGAATGGCTGCCCAAGCCGGCCATCAGTCAGCCGATTGGTGCCGCGTTCGGTGCGAGCTAGCGAAAATTGTCATCGATCGAGATCATGCAATTATTACCCTCCTGTCAAATGATGTTCGAAGCGATGAAACTCCAGGTGCCGCTAAGTTAACACTGAAGAATTTACTTCGGTTAATTGTCGGTCGACCGCTGGTCCATTGTTCGGGTTAATCACGTAATTTGTAGAATTGATTTTTAAACTTACGCTGATTGCGAATGAATGAAACAAATGATGAGTGAGGAGACCACTCAAAAGTGATCATGAAGTTAATAGGTGTGCTGGTGGGATTTCTGAATAATGGACATAAGACACAATTGTGTATCATCTTGTTGGTATTAGTGACATAGTTTACTTCCTGGTTGAGAAATATATGAAAGAAAACAGTTGTTTACGCTGAGAATATTGATTTTTGTCACTGCTAAGATATTTGTTTTGAATTCCAGGCTTAGGATATCCTGTATTGTTTACGCACAGTTaaacattaaaattttcataagTTCATTTTTATGTGGTTTGAATTTTGACATTGTCTTTTATACAAAAATTGCTACTTTCCACTTTATGCGTCCCCCTCTGCGTACGATTATAAGTGATCTAACTGTATGCTCTGTTTCTAATTGCAGCATCCGCTCAGACTTCATGGCCGCGTGCTAGCCTCTCGTCATCCCCCACGCACATGCACGCTACTCTTCCGGGATGGACAAACTCGAGCTGGAAATACGCAAGGAGATCGAGGAGCTGAACACGAGCGTGTCCCTTATCGATCGACTCGATGCTAGCGATACGATGGACGAGGagaagcagcagcagctgcTCTCCTCGACCCGGGCGGTGTTCGAAAATCTCAACTCGAGTCACACCAAGAACAGCCTAACGGATTCGCAGATTTCGATCATTTCGAAGCATGACGGTTATCCTGACACGGGACACTTCTATGCAACGCCAGCGATTCCGTTGACTCCGACAACCGAAAGCAGTGGCGGCGATTGTTTGGAAAAATTGGTTCGTGGAGGTGGCGGGGGTGTCGTAACGATGATGACATCCGACGGTGACAAAACACTGATGACCAACAGCAGTGGCATACGAGTTACCAGCGACACTAGCAGTAAGAACACCAAAGCGGGCTGTAGTACAAACTGTACGGAAGGCAGCAAGTGCAGCCAGAAAAAGCACAAAAAGGAAACTAAGAAAGACAAAAAAATGACGGCGAAAGAGAAAAAAGCAGCAGCTGCAGCGGCTGCCGCCAATCCCAAACTAGCAGGACCAGATCAGTATTCTCCCAACGGTGGAAACTCGTCGCTGGTTAGCTTCCTATTCCCGCCGGGTTCTCCTAACATAAAGAAaaagaacaacaacaacaacaatttaCCGTCGACGGTGATCCTTGGTGTACTCCAGCTGTTGTTCGCCGTTGCGCTGGCCGCTCTTGGCGGTCTGGTGCTAGCCCGGAATGCGTCGTTGGCGCTGGCTGGTACGGGTCTGTGGTGCGGTGCCATTTCCGGAATCGCCGGTTCCCTTGGGTTAATGAATGTGAAGATGGCCAAGACTGGCTTCCTGGCCGTTAATCTGATCTGTGTAGCTTCCAGTACGCTCGGGCTGGCCCTAACCGGAATCGGTACCGTGCGAGATGCCAACCTGGCTCAGCAAGATGAGGTGAGTTGGGAGTTAGGCCATAGGCTAATCTTAGGTTATTGatattgtcttttttttttcttctgcttcTTCCAATGTGGCTACAGTCGGTCTGGTATGCGGTAACGGCCGGTTCCGGGCTGCTGGTTGCATTGGCGCTGCACTTTCTCGTCAGTGTCTTCTCGGTGTACTATTCGGCACTGAAGCTTTGCTCCAGGTAAGTGTCCGTAGGAATAATGGACTTGTTGATTAATCGATCGTGACTGAATGGGAAATCCAGCTGAGCATATTAGAAATGGGTGATGGTGTTACGAAAAGGCCTCGCGTCGTCGCTTTTTGACTCGACATTATGTATCGTTGTTTTCGTCGATTTGTTGTCTCTAAGATATAATCTGTTCCTCGGTAATCGTCTGTGAAATGTTCCCATTAACCATTGCTCACACTATGCATATTATGTTCAATCTACTGTCAAGGTCCGCATGTTAGTcccatttgtttttattttaaatgccAAATATGAGTTTTCTGCtggaaatgaataaaataattttatttatatcagaTTTGCCGTTATCAGGCAGGAAGAACAGTTTctccgataaaaaaaaactcgcttCCAGGACGAAGGACGCGCCTTGCACTTTGTCGTAATATGGATAGCCATGCGTCCTCACCATGATTAGCTTTAGCCTCCATTATACGTTTACTTTTATTTATCGGTAAAATGATTTAAAACCGGATTGCATCGGGACTCCTTTCTTAGTCAATGTCAAATacgaatttattaaaaaaatacgaaatGTCTAATATCAATGTTTACGTCTCCAATATCGCTGCAACATTTCGCAGTTGAACATGTTCCCAGAAAATAGAAGTGAATTAAAACCTTGTTCGGATTCAGACACATCACACAAGTCGATAAGGATTTAAATAAACTTAtattttgctatttttattgttttcaattGATCAACTGCAGCTAACCGGTTGTATAACGCAGCATGGTACTAGTGATAATAGTTAGGACGTAGTTCTATGGTAGTGCTATTTTCATGATTCTCCAAAACATTATCTAGACTTTGTTCTAGAGACCTAAGAAGCAAGTATAATTAGTACTTTTTCGTTTCGAAAttggaataaaataaaatcacgtcgGAAATCGTAGAAAGCATACATCCTGGGGGAACGTAATTAAGTCGAAAATCTATCGGAACGTATCGGCTTCAGTACGTTCTACTTGGTAACAGCATCTAGGATAGTGTCGTCACTCGTAGCGGCTACCACGCCGCTCATCGGCAGAGGATCCTGGAAAACACTATCAACCTCAAGAAGATCGGAATCGGACGAGGAGCTGCGGTGTTCTTCACTGGTTTGCTGCACACCGGTGCTTCCCACACCGGCGTTTGTGCTACCTGCGATCACCTCCGAAGACAACTTCCGTCGCTGGAGCGATCGTTTCCACTCAAGGTACTCCAGATAGTACTGGTAAACTGGAATTACAATAACGGATATATCATCAACGGTGGCGGCTGCCCGGGAGTCCGACAGTCGCCAGTGTCCATTGATATTTGCGCGGCCTCGTGATTTTGCGACTAACTCCTGAGCGGCCATCGTATACCTGTGCCGCTCAGTGGGGAATTTTTTCAAGGTAGTAAATACAGTGTTTGCCACCTTCTGCGAATAGGTCACATCCCAAAGGCCATCGGTTGCCAAAACCAGAACGCCATATTCAAAATCACAGTTATCCGCGTCAGGATCGCTCTCTATTGCACTGAGATCGACACAAATTACGTCTGGATGACAGCTGAGGAATGGTTTAATTGGTAGACCACTACCGAGAGCCTTCAAATCGTGATCACCGAAACCACGAGTAACCCCAATAGTTCCTAGTAGCCGACTACGCTTACCTTCGCCAGTTACAATAGGCATTTTAAGGTCGCTCCTTGTCAAAGTTTTGTAGGTCCAGCCTTTCATAGTACCTTGTCGGTAAAGGATTCGAGTACCCAGGTCCTTTGTCATTGGTTTCTTTGCGTACTCCATAGCCACGTACTCACCTCCCATTAAGTTGGGGTTGAGTTTTCCAACCGACAGAAGTCTGGGGCGTTCTGTTTCTGGAGTATGATCGAATGAGCAAGGTTCAGCATAAACTACGTAACCATCATCCACTTCTTCTTCTGTGGCGAGTTCTCCGTTCAAACTTTCCTCGTGAACGCTTGGGGGTCGAATGTTTGGCAGCTTCTGCTTGCTTATTCGCTTACACAGCACTCCCCGTGAGTCGCCAGCATTTGCTACAAAGAGTTTCCCGAGTATAAATAGCGCTACTAGAGCAGTACAACCACCAGCGTTTCGGTACTTGTCGCGGTCTTCCGCCAGTAGAGCATCCATATCGGCGAATGCTGCTTCCAAGGCCCCCACGATTAGTTCATCTTTGGAGACCTGTTTGTGAAACAAAATTGGATGGGGCAAGATTGCATTCAGCCCAACTCCAACCCCAGAGGAGGCAGGCCCGTTGCCTTCAACCCGCGGCATCAGCAGGTCAATTATATCAACTAACTTCTCGTGCAAGATATGATGAAATTGATTAGAAGCGGCCAGCGCGGCACCATAGCCGGCATGACCGTCGTAAATGCCGAAATAGGTGTACGGTAAATCCTGATACTGCTTTGACGGATGCGACAGAACCTGCCGGTGGAAGGCTGCCTGATCTTCGTTCCATTCTGATTTACCCGAATTGACGCACTCGGCATAGCCGGTATTCCACGGTAGCAGGGACAGGTCGCGTGGTACGATAATCGGTCGTACGTTATGATCGGCGCTTGCCTTCAGCTCATCATAGGTCAGCAGCTGCAGAAATTGGGGCCGCGCGTAACGGAACTTTTCCGGGAGGTTGCCTGCGAAGTTAAGAGTTTGCGTTAGAATCGTTTAGTGAAGTACATTTAGTACTAAATTTATAAACGGaatgtaaaatttaaattttactaGAGCTTTAAATTATGCGCAATTAGAACAGCAGAAATTGATTTCCCGAGTAAAAAAGCCCAATCATCTACTGCTGAACTTAGTTATCACTATTTGCTTTCGTATGTCGAATTAGCTACACTTATAATGGGATCGTTACTTTGCCCAATCATTCGGTTCATCTTTTCCGTTTCGTTCTCTGTTTCTGCTTCTGCTCATCTCTTTTCGATTCGTCCGTAGCAAATAGCATAATCTCTGCTGTTGCAATGAT
It includes:
- the LOC129717959 gene encoding protein phosphatase 1H, with translation MFTRLRNRVLTVVGPDIPALPSSGGSSGGSSGVAHHGGRDDHGGKGNLPEKFRYARPQFLQLLTYDELKASADHNVRPIIVPRDLSLLPWNTGYAECVNSGKSEWNEDQAAFHRQVLSHPSKQYQDLPYTYFGIYDGHAGYGAALAASNQFHHILHEKLVDIIDLLMPRVEGNGPASSGVGVGLNAILPHPILFHKQVSKDELIVGALEAAFADMDALLAEDRDKYRNAGGCTALVALFILGKLFVANAGDSRGVLCKRISKQKLPNIRPPSVHEESLNGELATEEEVDDGYVVYAEPCSFDHTPETERPRLLSVGKLNPNLMGGEYVAMEYAKKPMTKDLGTRILYRQGTMKGWTYKTLTRSDLKMPIVTGEGKRSRLLGTIGVTRGFGDHDLKALGSGLPIKPFLSCHPDVICVDLSAIESDPDADNCDFEYGVLVLATDGLWDVTYSQKVANTVFTTLKKFPTERHRYTMAAQELVAKSRGRANINGHWRLSDSRAAATVDDISVIVIPVYQYYLEYLEWKRSLQRRKLSSEVIAGSTNAGVGSTGVQQTSEEHRSSSSDSDLLEVDSVFQDPLPMSGVVAATSDDTILDAVTK
- the LOC129717761 gene encoding uncharacterized protein LOC129717761, coding for MDKLELEIRKEIEELNTSVSLIDRLDASDTMDEEKQQQLLSSTRAVFENLNSSHTKNSLTDSQISIISKHDGYPDTGHFYATPAIPLTPTTESSGGDCLEKLVRGGGGGVVTMMTSDGDKTLMTNSSGIRVTSDTSSKNTKAGCSTNCTEGSKCSQKKHKKETKKDKKMTAKEKKAAAAAAAANPKLAGPDQYSPNGGNSSLVSFLFPPGSPNIKKKNNNNNNLPSTVILGVLQLLFAVALAALGGLVLARNASLALAGTGLWCGAISGIAGSLGLMNVKMAKTGFLAVNLICVASSTLGLALTGIGTVRDANLAQQDESVWYAVTAGSGLLVALALHFLVSVFSVYYSALKLCSRPSQKTQMMENMINSSSSPGSQAFLSQQKVEDYINSLQVDPSIKDMMYQTMLNRGYGSVYGEKHRSDTFSNGTGAGTRPVMLVPACAGNGLPQMLPMYSTPPPPAMYSSPMMPPGVHQYPPMYPESALMEAHIARINRRRSMRANSEQNLVLTEEPHRHHYRPRTEETNPQPEKTFTYTGLDRDIADSYLAKEEEKLNSSSIVSSGGPQNPPPQQSHQPEQNDSTQTPPLTYHHDLMLIDHRHHFERYNDVHM